TGTACCTCGGTGTCGGGATGGTGCTGTACGCGCTGCTGGCCCTGATCGGGCAGACGGCCACCGCGCTGTTCGTGCTGCTGGCGTGCGTGATCCTGTCGTTCTACGGCGGCGGGTTCTCCACGGTGCCGGCGTACCTGCGGGACCTGTTCGGCACGTTCCAGGTGGGCGCGATCCACGGTCGGCTGCTGACCGCCTGGTCGGCGGCAGGGATCGCGGGCCCGCTGATCGTCAACGGGTTCCTCGACGCGCAGGGCGAGCCGGGCACCCTCACGGCGTCGGCGTACCGGCCGGCGCTGTTCACGATGGTCGGCGTGCTGGCGGTCGGCTTCGTGGCGAATCTGCTGATCCGGCCGGTGCCGCAACGGTTCCACGAGCCGCCCACCGACCAGGACGGCAACCAGGACACGGCGCCGGTGGCGGCGGAGAGGAGTGGCACCCGATGAGCGAGAACGGACGGCCTGGGCAGCAGGCCCGGTTGTGGATCTCCTGGCTGGTGGTGGCGGCGCTGCTCGGCTACGGGGTGGCGCAGACGGTGATCACGGCGGCGAAGCTCTTCACCCACTGATCCGGGTGGGTGCCGCTTCCGAGCGGCACCCACACCCGGTCGGTCACAGACCGCCGGAGACGCGCAGCACCGTTCCGGTCGCGTACGAGGCGTCCGGGCCGAGCAGCCAGGCGATGGCGGCCGCTACCTCGTCGGGCTCGCCGGCGCGGCCCAGCGGGATGCGACCGACGGCGGTGTCGGCGCGGTCGGGTACGCCGGAGTCGGCGTGGATGTCGGTGCGCACGATGCCGGGGGCGACAGCGTTGACCCGGATCCCGCGCGGGGCGAGCTCCTTGGCCAGGCCGATGGTGAGGGTGTCGGTGGCGGCCTTGACGGCGGCGTAGTGCACGTACTCCCCGGGGCTGCCGAGGGTGGCCGCGGCGGACGAGACGTTGACGATGGCGCCGCCGTCGGTCAACCGGCGGGCGG
Above is a window of Micromonospora coriariae DNA encoding:
- a CDS encoding MFS transporter small subunit; protein product: MSENGRPGQQARLWISWLVVAALLGYGVAQTVITAAKLFTH
- a CDS encoding SDR family oxidoreductase; the protein is MAPVTVITGGGRGIGAATARRLAAAGHHIALCYRRDDAAAGAVLADLRATGVRAVAVRADTTDPDQVGALFDAAAQLGPLTGLVNNAGVTSPIGPFTELRVDDLRRVVDVNLVGYVLCAQQAARRLTDGGAIVNVSSAAATLGSPGEYVHYAAVKAATDTLTIGLAKELAPRGIRVNAVAPGIVRTDIHADSGVPDRADTAVGRIPLGRAGEPDEVAAAIAWLLGPDASYATGTVLRVSGGL